One stretch of Pandoraea oxalativorans DNA includes these proteins:
- a CDS encoding dermonecrotic toxin domain-containing protein — protein sequence MYSISAGPSSVASTTAHPESPATSNLPPDAVARHSEFQQIANVTLNWLDESPESAPALGLIFSLVNQRVSFDDLTALDDDLVNRIARLFDDQPLLGSYVLACLPAQIRHRSPWESVEAVAEQALSESSLRSLSRSLKRADATVPESAKHGSAWSKYFTRWRDQVIGWAHAFRWAGSGHTCAAPGARPDVRAMQARATAPAPRTPNMDFRRSGWTGYAIAMLYGSAIGHSLSRIPHIGPSPTRDIPSTPVVPTERFDACAGLAPDAPSTCGNADAPISNVFDVSGLSRAIHEAWQWLSHTTTDLAERSIEAFDARLPPDPLRLTGALAEPLDPSDASFSTDPSAPADRFAEFTIATWRAPEPAASTNHRDFFSMSPGLDQLTIAAKSWHNRNAQHRALHVNVERLMNFSPSPTEAELFNATISAEADFPSLDQPDIVFRRHKPVPGSTRLMDVTYWKLFDAARIIRAGSLDIDNPPEGVYFDVCKRTPHGATQGNPTLVSAERFRTVVTHWIEKCETQAKQTWSIPEALPRQLNSTVTIESQIALALSDLTLGYRQGLIPHRALTVVRDALSQSSQFHLLGSRPTLRRVIVKLTQGSRKQTFVPAGTFVVLERAHGGLTLLYLMGDAQAWRAFSSPEKMAEAIEKNVGGLKDVLLERLPQSVIGTGLANAPPVALSPVAHADPMRMANHATLDVMRAEAPLKAMAVATGHRIRQYTNWLSGSATSVVEDALETARRERVDAGLPASRHSAVISLAQIGSISRIQTRRAQLSTAMPDIHRMAQDFAKNVLDRAGLSNTDPHTLYVRIEGSAAPISVTAATLYKLRVPDAVATGPLLRRSPEGTLRPETQDWASDSPFPDAAAIVGKLAEGPPEKRIYDALDHFWSTSRNTVRQVLKSEFIAQVWLQRASGELSVEARHLAARIAGPIDLNRFYETQLSHEMISPKVKREWLRVKGRNSTLMAVWAEDRPSVLLIAAYPDGPEVHGFESRAKLEDWFQQQTADDDARRQLASGFSPPSLDDEWLVDAKLDAMGQPVPSEPDTFTLLTSAYEAQSPHGSWAKEQIPRRRAFLKAMDYLSKLDLAVGFASWAFPAAQPVGTAISMVDFSVGFVGEGVALLTGDKKLHRQAWQSLASAVLAQVAVASRFPALAFITGSPRFNYFVSQPPVIGEELILGLHRTDGRLYAAIDSSTRAYVEFDNTVGHFRLVPPGGTAATASDAPFMRLGSDGRWHVATSADLLQPVLEEPTVAWRIDQNFLERYDAWRNRHDPVFENAIRAYSDTASLRTSPVDATVSELRLLKLQFVDRTIRTPEALGTLAGRINELQNAVDAAATISVARLPAQAREVGALYMPITQRFRHYLSHLRTGLLRASAVAAYYGRAESVANQFNAYAQLSPSASEVFAQDLAVLGIGDIPYLPRPPDLVAGSRIETLLDGAQDTTRLFEITAGSRTLLLGRRLSSTGNSEYVFMDPAVGIVTHSDREELTNLVNTHLQDVVSEYGIRLNEAGDYSIDVAEIDARTLGDMPLFRDIDNYVPVREAFRI from the coding sequence ATGTATTCGATCTCTGCGGGTCCGTCCTCCGTTGCGAGTACGACTGCGCATCCCGAGTCACCTGCCACGTCCAACCTCCCGCCGGACGCCGTCGCGCGCCACTCGGAGTTTCAGCAAATCGCCAACGTCACGCTCAACTGGCTTGACGAATCGCCGGAATCGGCGCCGGCGCTCGGACTGATCTTTTCGCTCGTGAACCAGCGTGTTTCGTTCGACGATCTCACGGCGCTCGACGACGACCTCGTCAACCGGATCGCCCGCCTCTTTGACGATCAGCCTCTGCTGGGGAGCTACGTGCTGGCCTGCCTGCCCGCGCAAATCCGACACCGGTCCCCTTGGGAGTCCGTCGAAGCCGTCGCCGAGCAAGCGCTAAGCGAATCGTCACTGCGCAGTCTGTCCCGGTCGCTGAAACGCGCCGACGCCACCGTTCCGGAAAGTGCAAAACACGGTAGCGCGTGGAGCAAGTACTTCACGCGATGGCGCGACCAGGTCATCGGCTGGGCACACGCGTTCCGGTGGGCGGGCTCGGGTCATACCTGCGCAGCACCGGGTGCGCGACCGGATGTGCGGGCGATGCAAGCGCGCGCAACGGCCCCCGCCCCCCGAACGCCCAACATGGACTTTCGACGAAGCGGCTGGACCGGCTACGCAATCGCTATGCTTTATGGCTCGGCCATTGGCCACTCGCTCAGTCGCATCCCGCACATCGGGCCATCGCCCACCCGCGACATTCCGAGCACGCCCGTCGTTCCGACAGAACGCTTCGACGCATGCGCCGGACTGGCTCCGGACGCGCCATCGACATGCGGCAATGCCGACGCACCTATCTCCAATGTCTTCGATGTCAGCGGCCTGAGCCGCGCCATTCACGAGGCATGGCAATGGCTGTCGCACACGACGACGGACCTCGCCGAGCGTTCGATCGAAGCGTTCGACGCCCGGCTGCCTCCCGATCCGCTCCGCTTGACCGGTGCCCTCGCAGAACCACTCGATCCGTCCGATGCTTCATTTTCGACAGATCCTTCGGCTCCGGCCGATCGCTTCGCTGAGTTCACCATTGCGACATGGCGCGCACCGGAGCCCGCCGCCTCGACCAACCATCGCGATTTCTTTTCCATGTCGCCGGGACTCGACCAGCTCACCATCGCGGCCAAGAGCTGGCACAACCGCAACGCCCAACATCGGGCGTTACACGTCAACGTCGAACGATTGATGAACTTCTCCCCGTCGCCGACCGAGGCGGAACTGTTTAACGCCACGATTTCGGCCGAAGCGGATTTCCCAAGCCTCGACCAGCCCGATATCGTGTTCAGGCGCCACAAGCCGGTGCCGGGAAGTACGCGTCTGATGGACGTAACCTACTGGAAGCTTTTCGACGCCGCACGCATCATACGTGCCGGGTCTCTTGACATCGATAACCCGCCCGAGGGCGTCTATTTCGATGTGTGTAAGCGCACCCCGCACGGCGCGACACAAGGAAATCCCACGCTCGTGAGCGCGGAACGCTTTCGGACCGTCGTGACTCACTGGATCGAAAAGTGCGAAACACAGGCAAAGCAGACGTGGTCGATTCCCGAAGCATTACCGCGTCAGCTCAACTCCACAGTGACCATCGAGTCGCAAATCGCGCTGGCATTGAGCGATCTGACCCTGGGGTATCGACAAGGACTGATCCCGCATCGCGCGCTAACTGTAGTGCGAGACGCCCTTTCCCAATCGAGCCAGTTCCACCTGCTCGGATCGCGTCCGACGTTGCGCCGAGTTATCGTCAAACTCACCCAGGGCAGCCGTAAACAGACATTCGTCCCCGCCGGGACTTTCGTTGTTCTCGAGCGTGCGCACGGCGGATTGACGCTGCTCTATCTCATGGGCGACGCCCAGGCGTGGCGTGCTTTTTCATCCCCGGAGAAGATGGCGGAAGCCATCGAAAAAAATGTCGGCGGTCTAAAAGACGTGCTTCTCGAACGGTTGCCACAATCCGTCATTGGTACAGGACTCGCCAATGCCCCGCCTGTCGCATTAAGCCCCGTCGCGCACGCCGATCCCATGCGGATGGCAAACCACGCCACGCTTGACGTCATGCGCGCCGAAGCCCCGCTCAAAGCCATGGCTGTCGCAACCGGCCATAGGATCAGGCAATACACAAACTGGTTGAGTGGCTCCGCCACGTCAGTCGTGGAAGACGCACTCGAAACGGCGCGACGCGAGCGAGTCGACGCGGGCCTTCCGGCATCGCGGCACAGTGCCGTGATCTCACTGGCGCAGATCGGCAGCATCAGCCGCATCCAGACGCGTCGCGCGCAATTGTCGACAGCGATGCCGGACATCCATCGTATGGCACAGGACTTTGCAAAAAACGTGCTGGATCGCGCCGGTCTGAGCAACACCGACCCGCACACGTTGTACGTGCGCATAGAGGGCTCCGCCGCCCCGATTTCCGTCACGGCGGCCACACTCTACAAACTACGGGTGCCCGACGCCGTCGCGACAGGCCCGCTGCTCAGACGCTCTCCTGAGGGAACGCTGCGCCCCGAGACGCAGGACTGGGCATCCGACAGCCCATTTCCCGATGCTGCCGCCATCGTCGGCAAACTGGCCGAGGGCCCACCGGAAAAGCGCATTTACGACGCGCTCGACCACTTTTGGTCGACATCGCGTAACACGGTTCGTCAGGTGCTCAAGAGCGAGTTCATTGCGCAGGTCTGGCTTCAACGCGCGAGCGGCGAACTTTCGGTCGAAGCGCGGCATCTGGCGGCGCGCATCGCGGGCCCGATCGACCTGAATCGCTTCTACGAGACGCAGCTGTCTCACGAAATGATCTCACCGAAAGTAAAACGCGAATGGCTGCGCGTGAAGGGGCGCAATTCCACACTGATGGCTGTCTGGGCTGAAGATCGGCCATCGGTGCTTCTGATTGCCGCATATCCTGACGGGCCGGAAGTTCACGGTTTTGAAAGCCGGGCGAAACTTGAAGACTGGTTTCAACAGCAAACCGCGGACGACGACGCTCGCCGTCAGCTTGCGAGCGGCTTTAGTCCACCATCGCTCGACGACGAATGGCTTGTCGATGCAAAGCTCGATGCGATGGGACAACCCGTGCCGAGCGAGCCCGACACCTTCACACTGCTCACTTCGGCATACGAAGCGCAATCGCCGCACGGTTCGTGGGCAAAAGAGCAGATCCCGCGTCGCCGGGCGTTTCTCAAGGCCATGGACTATCTGTCGAAACTGGATCTGGCGGTTGGCTTTGCATCGTGGGCGTTTCCCGCCGCCCAACCTGTCGGCACCGCCATTTCCATGGTCGACTTCAGCGTCGGTTTCGTAGGCGAAGGCGTGGCACTTCTGACCGGAGATAAGAAGCTGCACCGGCAGGCGTGGCAATCCTTGGCCTCGGCGGTCCTGGCGCAGGTTGCCGTGGCTTCGCGATTTCCCGCACTCGCCTTCATCACCGGCTCCCCCCGATTCAATTACTTCGTGTCGCAACCGCCCGTCATCGGTGAGGAACTCATTCTGGGTTTGCATCGCACCGACGGACGCCTGTACGCCGCGATCGATTCGTCGACGCGCGCTTATGTCGAGTTCGACAACACGGTCGGGCACTTTCGTCTGGTTCCCCCCGGCGGTACGGCTGCCACCGCTTCGGACGCCCCGTTCATGCGACTGGGATCCGACGGACGGTGGCACGTGGCGACGTCGGCCGATTTGCTCCAGCCGGTGCTGGAGGAGCCAACCGTCGCGTGGCGCATCGATCAGAATTTTTTGGAACGTTACGATGCCTGGCGCAATAGACACGACCCGGTGTTCGAGAACGCGATACGTGCGTATTCCGATACCGCATCGCTGCGCACAAGCCCCGTTGATGCTACCGTTTCCGAGCTCCGTCTGCTCAAGCTGCAATTCGTCGACCGTACGATACGAACCCCGGAAGCGTTGGGCACACTCGCCGGTCGGATCAACGAACTGCAGAACGCCGTCGATGCCGCGGCGACGATCTCCGTGGCCCGACTGCCCGCACAGGCAAGGGAGGTCGGCGCCCTCTATATGCCGATCACACAGCGCTTTCGCCACTATCTCAGCCATCTGCGCACCGGCTTGCTACGCGCATCCGCCGTCGCGGCGTATTACGGCCGTGCCGAATCCGTCGCAAATCAATTCAATGCGTATGCGCAACTGTCTCCGTCGGCCTCCGAAGTCTTTGCTCAGGATCTCGCCGTACTGGGCATCGGCGACATTCCCTACCTTCCCCGACCGCCCGATCTCGTCGCCGGGTCCCGCATCGAGACGCTGCTCGATGGGGCGCAGGACACGACGCGTCTGTTCGAGATTACGGCGGGAAGCCGCACGCTTTTGCTTGGTCGACGACTGTCGTCCACCGGCAATTCCGAATACGTATTTATGGACCCGGCCGTGGGAATCGTGACCCACTCAGACCGTGAGGAATTGACGAATCTGGTGAACACCCATCTGCAGGATGTGGTGTCGGAATACGGGATCCGGCTCAATGAGGCGGGCGACTATTCGATAGACGTTGCGGAGATCGACGCCCGGACGTTGGGCGACATGCCGTTATTCCGCGACATCGATAACTATGTCCCGGTGCGCGAGGCGTTCAGGATCTAG
- a CDS encoding dermonecrotic toxin domain-containing protein, translated as MFSRAADTSGASVVLPSRDHTMVDAAHANVLRSVTRFDGLATGARAILDESPEAQPALGFMLRLAEEGVCRADLAALTDGLLERFARSFDTRPWLTTYLLETLPGRLARRAPWESVEDVCHSLLGSSALRDLERSVARSEGSLPETCRYGSAWRRHFCQWRQWIVDAWQDFLLLGSGVRASHDSVQMTMTRTSSPPTNAPLLDFGRAGATGYALGMLYASSVCHAVRPDLPHSLPRYRSPTRELDVARPTGPTCTLEPDVCATQPPQPHHPILGRLEHIVGHVEHFVKEMAVPVIRHLPYALDRLLFPPPLMLPTTAADLPPTSAQEPVRSEPLALPSALPDMSVSPELQRLINTAHFWRHRAATHKALYGAFSPLLTFSPPPSEAELLHRQFANATEFVGFELTDLRLRRHAPTAQSRVKQVTHWSLQDGAQRIRDGRLNIRHAMRGESFDISPETRRGAVYETSAVMTADRFDSIVAQWDAACRERVTRTWQPPPEFETIATSHLSDITVTTLALSDLALTYINGQLSNEAFYLAHAALTNTTRSKDPSEPSFLAHRLELTTHKDGQDHVAAPAGTCVIGEPSGDGITLLYLQGDAPAWRAYASYEALFDAIDDDTLALRTTLSRRLPIPMRDEAAKSVALVTLRETSVDLPLRIASRATLDVIEADGPLQAIRPDTAPRIAQYGRWLTGASTQAMEQGLQTFRYDCARAGIALPGRPIDISLDDVRRIARLETLRFDLSMAVPQIRQITRRYLMERLGLAGFHPHDPDQIYVKLAHRDALTLTDAVLRSTSFEAPWWTLPLLVRDAGGQYRTMVPLGSSRALPTMASDVIDKTWAAELHRTVHDATTQFWETSRANVRKVLKSEFIAQVWLSRSQRKMPIDQVHIAARVAGPIELARFDGDELAREIGEPNVEREWLSIGGITTSLMRVSIAGRAPCLLIAPYDEGLRVYGFEDRDRMASWFREQLRDETSRERIASTFVGRRPASASWRETVRLEALRVSDARSVDTFTAVASAYEARQQRPDAPPDAPPMERPLLAVMDMFSKVDIAFGLGTWFLPFARPVSNLYSMMDAGFGLLGIGVGAATQDEDLFRQGWQSIFSAIGAQGLAASNFRAKLLITGDPRYKYFISEAPDAAEASITGLHRVGTRFYAAIDAETRAYVTFDESTGFFRMTRDASWDVDDTEAPLMRMSPSGNWHVVSQSDAAIPVLDDPHTAWRIDQGFRSRYATLRDARTPGFDIARRSVTAVDASATTMPLSWQLRLLKLDFLNPAQSDPEALGKLAGRIACLQNAVDAAETVALSPMADEARRLGATYLGVTQSPRMYVGNIRMGLLRACALTPYRYSVESMVMLFNQQARLVPELSAWLVTDLSQLGRIDIRYLDPSPPHSGVRTLDTLFAGQQDTSRAFEVTAGTRTLLLGRHIGREGAAAHYFFDPANAIVVHPDSAVVLGLMRDHLGAIFEGVTPTVTAREIDLEWLSDIRVVRPFAEPVPIRIALHI; from the coding sequence ATGTTTTCAAGAGCCGCCGACACATCGGGCGCATCGGTTGTCCTTCCATCCCGGGACCACACGATGGTCGACGCCGCGCATGCCAACGTCTTAAGGAGCGTCACCCGCTTCGACGGGCTGGCGACAGGTGCCCGGGCAATTCTGGACGAATCCCCGGAGGCACAACCGGCGCTCGGCTTCATGCTTCGGCTTGCAGAGGAAGGCGTCTGCCGGGCCGATCTGGCGGCGTTGACCGACGGACTCCTCGAGCGCTTTGCGCGCTCGTTCGACACGCGTCCCTGGCTGACGACCTATCTTCTGGAAACCTTGCCGGGTCGACTTGCGCGCCGCGCCCCGTGGGAAAGTGTCGAAGACGTTTGCCATTCGCTCCTCGGCTCGTCCGCCTTGCGCGATCTCGAACGGTCCGTCGCGCGCTCGGAGGGTTCACTGCCGGAAACATGCCGTTACGGCAGTGCATGGCGCCGGCACTTCTGCCAGTGGCGTCAGTGGATTGTCGACGCATGGCAGGACTTCCTGTTACTCGGCAGCGGTGTACGTGCGTCACACGACAGCGTTCAGATGACAATGACGCGCACCTCGTCGCCGCCCACCAACGCGCCGCTATTGGATTTTGGCCGCGCCGGGGCAACCGGATACGCGCTCGGGATGCTCTACGCCTCGTCGGTCTGCCATGCCGTGCGTCCCGACTTGCCGCACTCGCTGCCCCGATATCGCTCGCCGACGCGCGAACTCGACGTTGCACGTCCCACAGGACCGACATGCACGCTTGAACCCGACGTTTGTGCCACGCAACCGCCTCAACCGCATCATCCCATCCTCGGTCGTTTGGAACACATCGTCGGCCACGTCGAACACTTCGTCAAGGAGATGGCCGTCCCTGTCATCAGGCATCTTCCCTATGCGCTGGATCGGCTCCTGTTCCCCCCGCCGCTCATGCTCCCGACGACCGCCGCAGACTTGCCTCCAACGTCTGCGCAGGAACCCGTGAGAAGCGAACCCCTTGCGCTGCCATCGGCGCTCCCCGACATGTCCGTGTCCCCCGAACTGCAACGGCTGATCAATACAGCGCATTTCTGGCGACATCGCGCAGCGACACACAAGGCGCTTTATGGTGCATTTTCTCCATTGCTGACGTTTTCGCCCCCACCGAGCGAGGCCGAATTGCTCCACAGGCAATTTGCCAATGCCACTGAGTTCGTCGGCTTCGAATTGACCGATCTCAGGCTCAGACGCCACGCACCGACAGCGCAATCTCGCGTCAAGCAGGTGACACACTGGTCCCTCCAGGACGGTGCCCAGCGCATTCGAGATGGCCGACTGAACATCCGGCATGCGATGCGGGGGGAGAGTTTCGACATCAGTCCGGAGACCCGCCGCGGCGCGGTGTACGAAACTTCTGCCGTCATGACGGCAGACCGGTTCGACAGCATCGTCGCGCAATGGGACGCCGCATGCCGCGAGCGAGTCACCCGGACATGGCAGCCACCTCCCGAATTCGAGACCATCGCGACGTCCCACCTCTCGGACATCACTGTCACCACGCTGGCTCTCAGCGATCTGGCGCTGACATACATCAACGGGCAGCTCTCGAATGAGGCGTTTTATCTCGCGCACGCCGCACTCACCAACACAACGCGCTCGAAGGATCCATCGGAGCCCTCGTTTCTGGCGCACCGGCTCGAATTAACGACGCACAAGGACGGCCAGGATCATGTCGCCGCCCCCGCCGGGACGTGCGTTATCGGCGAGCCGTCCGGAGACGGCATCACATTGTTGTACCTCCAGGGCGACGCACCGGCATGGCGCGCTTACGCGTCGTACGAGGCCTTGTTCGACGCTATCGATGACGACACGCTGGCCCTGCGCACCACGCTCAGTAGAAGACTGCCGATCCCGATGCGCGACGAAGCCGCGAAAAGCGTAGCCCTAGTGACGTTGCGCGAAACAAGCGTTGATCTGCCGCTCCGAATCGCGTCCCGGGCGACCCTCGACGTCATCGAGGCAGACGGCCCACTCCAGGCAATACGGCCCGACACTGCGCCGCGCATCGCGCAATACGGCCGATGGTTAACGGGTGCAAGCACGCAGGCGATGGAACAGGGACTGCAGACCTTTCGGTACGACTGTGCCCGCGCGGGCATTGCGCTGCCCGGGCGTCCGATCGATATCTCGCTGGACGATGTCAGGAGAATTGCTCGTCTGGAAACGCTGCGATTCGACCTGTCGATGGCCGTCCCGCAGATCAGGCAGATCACGCGGCGATATCTCATGGAGCGACTCGGACTGGCAGGCTTTCACCCGCACGATCCCGATCAGATCTACGTCAAACTGGCCCATCGCGACGCCCTGACGCTCACCGACGCCGTATTGCGCTCGACATCGTTCGAGGCGCCCTGGTGGACGTTGCCGTTGCTTGTACGAGATGCCGGTGGCCAGTACAGAACGATGGTCCCTTTGGGCTCGTCTCGGGCGTTGCCGACAATGGCCAGCGACGTCATCGACAAGACCTGGGCAGCGGAGCTGCACCGCACGGTGCACGACGCCACCACTCAGTTCTGGGAAACGTCGCGTGCCAATGTGCGCAAGGTACTCAAGTCGGAGTTCATCGCGCAGGTGTGGCTATCGCGCTCGCAGCGCAAAATGCCCATCGATCAGGTGCATATTGCGGCGCGAGTCGCGGGGCCGATTGAGCTCGCTCGCTTCGATGGCGATGAACTGGCACGTGAGATCGGCGAGCCGAACGTCGAGCGGGAATGGCTGAGCATCGGGGGCATAACGACGAGCCTGATGCGAGTCTCCATCGCCGGGCGCGCTCCATGCCTGCTAATCGCGCCCTATGACGAAGGTTTGCGTGTCTATGGCTTCGAGGATCGCGACCGAATGGCATCCTGGTTTCGCGAACAACTGCGCGACGAGACCTCACGCGAGCGCATCGCCAGCACGTTCGTCGGGCGACGCCCTGCCTCGGCCTCATGGCGTGAGACGGTCAGGCTCGAGGCGCTGCGCGTGAGCGATGCGCGATCCGTGGACACGTTCACCGCCGTGGCGTCCGCGTACGAGGCACGCCAACAACGACCGGACGCCCCCCCCGACGCCCCCCCGATGGAACGCCCCTTGTTAGCCGTCATGGACATGTTCTCGAAAGTCGATATCGCTTTCGGTTTGGGCACGTGGTTTCTCCCATTTGCTCGCCCGGTAAGCAACCTCTACTCCATGATGGACGCCGGCTTCGGCCTGCTCGGCATCGGTGTCGGCGCAGCAACCCAAGACGAGGACCTGTTCCGGCAGGGGTGGCAATCCATTTTTTCCGCCATCGGCGCGCAGGGTCTGGCCGCTTCGAATTTCAGGGCCAAGCTTCTCATCACCGGAGACCCACGCTACAAGTACTTCATCTCGGAGGCACCGGACGCCGCCGAAGCGTCGATTACCGGGCTGCATCGGGTGGGTACACGATTCTATGCCGCTATCGACGCCGAGACCCGGGCCTATGTCACATTCGATGAGTCGACAGGCTTCTTCCGTATGACGCGGGACGCATCGTGGGACGTCGACGATACCGAGGCTCCACTCATGCGCATGTCGCCTTCGGGAAACTGGCATGTCGTCTCGCAATCCGACGCCGCCATTCCCGTCCTCGACGATCCCCATACCGCCTGGCGCATCGATCAGGGATTTCGCTCGCGCTACGCCACACTGCGCGACGCCCGCACTCCAGGCTTCGACATCGCCCGTCGCTCGGTGACGGCCGTAGACGCGTCGGCAACCACCATGCCGTTGTCGTGGCAATTGCGCTTGCTCAAGCTCGACTTCCTGAACCCTGCGCAATCCGACCCCGAAGCGCTGGGCAAGCTCGCCGGACGCATCGCCTGCCTGCAAAACGCCGTGGATGCCGCAGAGACGGTCGCGCTGAGCCCAATGGCCGACGAGGCGCGTCGTCTGGGCGCCACCTATCTCGGCGTCACACAAAGTCCGCGCATGTATGTGGGGAATATTCGCATGGGTCTGCTACGCGCCTGTGCGCTCACGCCCTACCGATATTCGGTGGAATCGATGGTGATGCTCTTCAATCAGCAGGCGCGGCTGGTTCCGGAGTTGTCCGCCTGGCTGGTGACGGACCTGAGCCAATTGGGGCGAATCGACATCCGATACCTGGATCCGTCGCCGCCCCATTCGGGCGTCAGGACGCTCGACACCCTCTTTGCAGGACAGCAGGATACCTCCCGCGCTTTCGAAGTGACGGCGGGCACGCGAACGCTATTGCTGGGCCGCCATATTGGCCGTGAAGGCGCCGCCGCCCACTACTTTTTCGATCCGGCAAATGCCATCGTCGTCCACCCCGATTCAGCCGTGGTGCTGGGCCTGATGCGCGACCACCTTGGCGCCATCTTCGAGGGCGTCACGCCGACCGTCACTGCGCGGGAAATCGATCTGGAATGGCTGAGTGATATTCGTGTCGTCCGCCCTTTCGCCGAGCCGGTCCCGATCCGCATCGCACTTCACATCTGA
- a CDS encoding sirohydrochlorin chelatase translates to MNSKPGVVLFAHGSRDPRWAEPFERLRDKLIAQRPNADVRLAFLELMTPNLADAVADLVSQGCRDVTVVPVFLGQGGHVRRDLPVLADACRSAHPGVTLRLSAAVGEDDTVLQALAVYCANELPHA, encoded by the coding sequence ATGAACAGCAAACCGGGCGTCGTTCTCTTTGCTCACGGCTCGCGCGACCCGCGCTGGGCCGAACCGTTCGAGCGTCTGCGCGACAAGCTGATCGCGCAGCGCCCGAACGCCGACGTCCGGCTCGCGTTTCTCGAACTGATGACGCCGAATCTGGCCGACGCCGTCGCCGATCTCGTGTCGCAAGGCTGTCGGGACGTTACCGTCGTTCCGGTGTTTCTGGGCCAGGGCGGTCACGTGCGGCGCGATCTCCCCGTGCTCGCCGACGCCTGTCGCAGCGCTCACCCCGGCGTCACCTTACGTCTGAGCGCCGCCGTTGGCGAAGACGATACGGTCCTTCAGGCGCTTGCCGTTTACTGCGCCAACGAACTACCGCACGCCTGA
- the lptG gene encoding LPS export ABC transporter permease LptG, with translation MRVYEKYFARQIYLAFLFVLLAFVGLFVFFDLVSELGDVGRGGYRFQHALAYVLLFAPQRMYEIIPVASLIAAIYVCAQLAGNSEFTIFRVSGLSTGQALRSLLKIGFPIVLITFVIGEYIAPSAEQLAQKIRLEALGSSVSAGFRSGVWVKDTVDQDGTRITRFINVGTLNPDNTIADVRIYEFDAKLHLDSVRLAKLGEFAAPNFWKLTNVSETVFSAVNDNPADNDPLRALVQSKQVHIDSVQMRSELTPQILSVLMVSPDNMAIGSLYKYIGHLKENQQNTDRYNLALWQKLLYPFAVFVMMALALPFAYLHARAGAIGLKVFGGIMLGMSFQLLNNLFSHLGLLNTWPAWFTAALPSLLYLVLAIGALRWVDKH, from the coding sequence ATGCGCGTCTATGAGAAATACTTCGCGCGTCAGATTTATCTGGCGTTCCTGTTCGTCTTGCTGGCGTTCGTTGGCCTGTTCGTCTTCTTCGACCTGGTGAGCGAACTGGGCGACGTGGGCCGGGGCGGCTACCGCTTCCAGCACGCGCTGGCCTATGTGCTGCTGTTCGCGCCGCAGCGCATGTACGAAATCATTCCGGTCGCGTCCCTGATCGCGGCCATTTACGTGTGCGCCCAACTGGCCGGGAATTCGGAGTTCACGATCTTCCGCGTCTCGGGTCTGTCCACCGGACAAGCACTGCGCTCGCTGCTGAAGATCGGTTTTCCGATTGTGCTGATCACGTTCGTCATCGGGGAGTACATCGCCCCGAGCGCCGAACAGCTCGCGCAGAAGATCCGCCTCGAAGCCCTCGGCAGTTCGGTCTCGGCAGGCTTTCGGTCCGGCGTGTGGGTAAAGGACACCGTCGATCAGGACGGCACCCGCATCACCCGCTTCATCAACGTCGGCACGCTCAACCCGGATAACACCATTGCCGACGTTCGCATCTACGAGTTCGACGCGAAGCTGCACCTCGACAGCGTGCGGCTGGCCAAGCTGGGGGAGTTTGCCGCGCCCAACTTCTGGAAACTCACGAACGTGTCGGAAACGGTCTTCAGCGCCGTGAACGACAACCCGGCCGATAACGATCCGCTGCGTGCACTGGTGCAGAGCAAGCAGGTGCACATCGATTCGGTGCAGATGCGCTCGGAACTGACCCCGCAAATTCTGTCCGTGCTGATGGTCTCGCCCGACAACATGGCGATCGGCAGCCTGTACAAGTACATCGGCCACCTGAAGGAGAACCAGCAGAACACCGATCGCTACAACCTCGCGCTCTGGCAAAAGCTGCTGTATCCGTTCGCCGTCTTCGTCATGATGGCGCTGGCCCTGCCGTTCGCCTACTTGCATGCTCGCGCCGGGGCCATCGGTCTGAAAGTGTTCGGCGGCATCATGCTCGGCATGAGCTTCCAGTTGCTCAACAATCTGTTCTCGCATCTGGGCCTGCTCAATACGTGGCCCGCGTGGTTCACCGCGGCCTTACCGTCGTTGCTCTATCTGGTGCTCGCCATCGGGGCGTTGCGCTGGGTGGACAAGCACTGA